A segment of the Geoglobus ahangari genome:
AAGCGATGCCAGCGCGTTCAGCGCGACTATTTTCACTCCGAGCCTCCCGAAAAGGGAAACGTGGAATGGAAGGGAGTGTTTCACATAACTCGTGGAGAGGGTTATGACGTTTCCGAGCATGAGCGCTATCAGGAGCCACTTTGCGCTGATCTCCCCGCTCTCCAGCATTCCCGCCCCCATGGCGATTGCTGCTTTCGTGCTTATCATTTCAGTCGCGGTTACCGCAATGACGGACGAGCTGACCGGCAGAAACGAGAGGAGATCAGACACCACTCTGAACACGCCGAGCTGAGATGCTATCTGAACGAGAAAGTATGTGACGGCCATAATCAGCGCAACCCTCCACAGGAGTGACCCGGACGAGTGCAGAACGGGCTCAATCGCTTCTGGCTCTTCGGAAATCTCAGTCCTCCACGCTCTGGCCATCGCCACACCCATCGCCGACTTGACGACTGCCAC
Coding sequences within it:
- a CDS encoding nucleoside recognition domain-containing protein encodes the protein MDLNIDAAVMSTARFLIHTLPVVAAASIATSLMIRKGIMSRISRAARPVLRRLSLSEVTATSVAVCFVSATASYSMLAQAHRDGIVDEREVIAASFVNSFPSAISHTYRFFIPYVIPVLGWTGVIYTSLRMLVAVVKSAMGVAMARAWRTEISEEPEAIEPVLHSSGSLLWRVALIMAVTYFLVQIASQLGVFRVVSDLLSFLPVSSSVIAVTATEMISTKAAIAMGAGMLESGEISAKWLLIALMLGNVITLSTSYVKHSLPFHVSLFGRLGVKIVALNALASLVLDIIVIAGVIAFL